The Arctopsyche grandis isolate Sample6627 chromosome 12, ASM5162203v2, whole genome shotgun sequence genome includes the window AAAAAATCATGTTCTGAGTAAAAAAACAAACAcgtaaataacaaaagtgtaaataaatgttttaagtagacaatattaacatacatatttggttGATATAGCGGAAAGAGTTGAGATATTGAAATATCAATGGGTAGGTAACGTGGCTGTAAGaacggacaaaagaagtgctggaaagGTACCCGAGAGACGCTTAAAGTGTGAAAGTAAGACGGAAAGGAAAATggttggatgaaatcagaaaaatttgtggggcgagatggataagagttgcccAAACAGAGACGAacggaagcgtattggagaggccttcttCCACCAGTGGATGGCAAATAGCTGTAAATGACAGTCATGATGAATATTTaagtgtttttatattttgttttaaactacAAAGAGGAAGGAAGGGGGAAGTCACCACCGTTACCTTAAAAACAACACGTTCGGGGCGTAAATAGGATGCAaataacatacatttttaaattaccgTATTAAAAACCATTTTGCTTGAGCGCGTTTAAATTAAACcaatgaatgtatatatgtaattgattcGTTGTGGGAATtaatcattgatttttttttaagagtATATAgttttactagtgtttttacccggcttcgctcggtatttgtaatatttgtaatataaaccgcttgcttaaatatggccaatctaatagtaaacattttattacatttatttgaatagttttattttatttaaatttatttgaatattcatttgttcgataacgtcacggatttacaaaccaacattacatattctcttacatacttacaaaatctctttcgatattatatatatagttttatttcGTATCAACACTCGGGTGGATAAAATTTAActaaaaaatgttgtatatgtTGTAATCTACTATAAGATAGTATACAAAATTTGATGGATCTAAAtcaaaaactgtagatttacatagtttcattacataaataaacattcatatAGTATGTAGATAAActttcaatacatatacatatgtattacacgaAATTATACAGAATATCTAAGGCAAAGGTACATATACAAGATACGAAGCATTTAATACTAATAcataatagataaaataaaaataatatgaaatgatGATGGGAtagaattacatatacatacatacatataataagcaCTCACCGATGAACGGCTTCTCTCATTTCAAGCAGTTATTATAAatgttttcaatacaaaatacaaagCTAACAACCTAGTGGTAGCATTATCAAGTCATCTCTCTATTGTTTGagaatttattatgtaatatttattttcaattacaaaTATATCGGAATGCAATGCGTGGGTTACACTTTTCTTACATTCAAACCCAGTACACTTGTTCCCTTACCtgacatttaatttatatttgttggCTCGTTCACGTAGTAAGCAATCGATAAGATCGCTCCCGGTAAACGAACAACTAGTAAAACCATTTACCCATATGGTTAAATTACAGCTAAATGGTCGAGAATTTACGTAAGTCGTAAATAGCGACAGAACGAGTTCGCAACGGTAGcgaaataaacattataatataatgtataataaatataaaaaagtttttttttaattaaacgtgCGAACGCAGCCAGCTCGCAAGTCTTCAtcgaatgtattataaaatgtttataggAATTCCGGAGTATCGAGAAGAATTCCAGATAGGTGGTGCCGGTTAACTGGTCTAATTAGCCTGCGTTCCAGCTTTGCTCCATCAGATAAAGTCGATCGCCATTGATCAGAGGTTTTACGACCGCGCTTTAGGTGTTAAATGCAACGGTCGTCGTCGTGAACTACTGCAGTTCAAGTTATTCGCATTTGCATAAGTGCATTTGATGCGTTTCGCTCTGCAACGATGCGATGGTCATGCTGGACAAGATTGTCACACTCTTGAGTGCTTGCTTGTAAAGTTTAACGTCCTAGTGGCAACTAAAACATATTGTTACTTGTATGATTTCACTGTTGCTTAATTTAAATTAGTCACTTTTGAGAtggttttattgaaaaaaaaagacatCTTTGTTATCATTTAACACTAAAGTGcggatttgtaaaaaaaaacaacaccatTGATAACATaaggcaacaaaaaaaataccggagctgtaattaaaatcattcaccGCTTAAATTAGTACATTTTgatgaaacaaaaaatattgacataaaaaaagtccttataaacgtggtaacgttaaaaattatcaaaattagctaataatattactgaaaaaaaaatgtgtaaaaaaaaagatatttttgcttttaaaattcgctacataattaattataagtattttaaaacaataaaatatcaaaatcaatagaaaaaacatgtgactattgattccaatactcacttttggcatagcaatactatattttgaattagagactgcaaaagttaaaaatatgtaagaactgatcatttttttaaacggttATATCTCTGAAATgagagcaagccaacaaaaatcattaacatattcgaattcaatacgtcaaatttagtaaaaaatgaTTAATCTCCACcccaataaataaaaagagtgtTTTTTTGTTGCTTGGTGTAATTCAGCTGGTCAATATTGCTAATGATGATTCAAAGTCTTATTCATTACGTCCGTATTTGTAAATCGTATTACAATCAAAAGTCATTCTACATACTTGCTGGTTGACTTAGCAAATAAAATTACCGATAAAACCTTTAGTTTATAGTAGTTCTGGGGTAGTTAAATTGACTCGAAACGTCGTTCATTACCATTTTATCGATAGTCAGTCGGTGGAATGAATccaattcatacatttttttaatgatgcCATCGTAATTATGTTTGaagtttcaattgaaatttgaaactGGTTAATTTTCTTTTTCTGTACTGAGAATGCGGCTTAATATTGTGAAAAAGGTAGTAATTTAAAACCATAtaccaaatatattttcatcgtCAAACATTCACGCTCAAAATAAGCCCAATGTTCATTCAAGATCAGCAAGTTAATGTATTATAGGTACATAACTTCTGTTTGACTCTGTTATCAGTTTACTGTAAATACCATTAAATTCAGCAAGACTACTTTCACAAGATCCACTTTTTtccgaattttaaattttatttcattttgcaGAATGTTCTGTGGCGCCATTCGGAATCGGCTCATCGTCTCAACGCATCCCCTACGTCTTTTTACCATTGAAAGGTCAAATTATACATCCATCAAAAGCGATAACCTTTccaggtacatatatactttatatatttatcttatatgtcatattttataacaagTAGAAATTCCAAAAATCAATTGTGGTTGTTTAAAACAGGTGTACGAACTCCCATCTGCGCTGTTTCTGGAGCTCAATTCCTCACTAGGAATGGCTTCGTTGATCTTCGCAATACTGTAGATTCTGATGTACCATTTTCACTCTTCAGAGATGAAGGAAGAACTTTTTTacaagtaagtacatatatcctattaaattatttaattattaaagggAATAATACTAATTATAATATGTGCATAACAGTTTAAATTTATGTTTGGAACAATGATAAAGGATGAAATTAAGAACATAAccaaataaatatgcatatttagATGAATGAGTAAAAAGACGGGTAGCTGTGATAGAAGAATGAAATTCGtacggaaaaaaatatatacagaagTTTCAAATCACCAaactttatatgtaatttaaattaacagTGGACAGGAGAGACAGACATTCGAACTCGCATGGAAGGACGACTTTTGGTCGTCCATCTTTTATGCAGAGACGTTGGTGTTGGAATTTCAAACGGTCCTAGAGGACTCCATGGAGTCTTCACACCCTGTGCTGCCTTCAGGGTAGCTGGTTCTCCAACTAAACACATAACAAGTAAGTTGCACCAAATTTCCATCAATAATTCTGCACCACTTTCTAGTACTAACTTTCACTGTTTCAACAGATGTAAGTGAAGTCCTATTTTCACCCGATGCTCGTTCTTCTGATGACACCTCTACAGCTGGGCTTACTCTGTCGGAATATGTGGCGATCGGAATTAGCTCAGTTCTTCTAGGTCTTATTTACGTCGCTTCTGTATTTTTGTACCTGCACATCAAACGTCGCAGGGGTAAAAATGAGGTTAACCCTGAAGCCCCgacaaaaattacaaagaaagaACATATCCAAAAGATTAAAGAAGAAACATCAGCAGATAGAAGTCTCATTCATTCCAGCATGGAAACTAATGAAGATGGAATTGTTAAGAGCAATCCACTTTTGGGTAGGCATTTCCAAAGGAATAAAGATGATTTTGAGAGTGATTCTGGTAGTTGCCCCACTGATGATCCATCTGATGAAACGCAAGAAGATGAAcccaaagaaaatttaaaagtatgttttaattcataatagatatgaaagaaatattataaattaaaataagtatatttgtataatattgcaaaattgatatttttagggCACGCCAATATGTTTAACAGTGCGACCCATGATACACAGCGAGCAGCAACATAGGAGAAGTTCCCATAGGAATCGTCACAACGACATCATGCAAATTAGGGATGATTCAGGAATAGAGCGACTACCTGAAGAAAATGTTTCTATCATTGAAACTTTAGACTTGAGAGATGATAAACCAGATACAGTACGAGCTATAGGCAGCACAAGACGGAAGCTGTACTTCAATCCAGCATACTTTGAACCACACCTGCTAATGGTAAGATGATATATTTTGTTCTCAGCCATTGCTTACTTTATATTTCTACTCCAACTTATAATgtccatttaaaaataatctttagAATCAATCGTGTAATAATTTTGTTAGTTCTAATTTGACTTTTGATAGTTGATTGAATCGTGTTTAATTATATGCTCAATTGCTTTCTTAAACTATCAAGATACATTATAGACGGTAATTACACTTAAGGATTGATATGTAAGCCCATACGAACACGACTATTATTATGTTTGTAATATACCTGTCATTTTCCGGTTTCTACCACATTTTACTACCGGTTGATCTCGTGTGGTGAAACTAATGCTATATACTTTTTATGCAGGCTCCTCCGCCAGCCGCCATAGAGTTCTTAACCAAGATCAGAGAAGTTATATCAATAGCCAAACACAAGATGTCTTCGAAGCGCTTCACTCCAAGTCTCATAGGCATTCCTGAGGAGGACACGTGCGTCTCCTTTGAAAGAAGTCTGGAGCTGTACCACATAGGGAGCCAGAGGAGCAGCATCATCAGCCTGAAGAGGGAGAACAACAGAAGACGCTCTCATTGTTCAGGATGTCCCGGTTGCGAGAGTGTTGACATTCATGACTTGTCAGCTTACATGCCTCACATTAGAAGCTTCGGAGCGTGCAACTCTTGCTCGTCAGGTGGTCAGAACGGTGTCAACAAACAAACCAGTATAAGAAAGTGGCTCGAAGGCGTGCCGATCGCCAAAaccaacaataataataatcatcaaGAAGCTGCACGCTTGCCTGCCGACGTCTCTGGAAACGGATTGTTAAATTCGCTTTTATCTCTGCCGAAAGACAAGTTGAATTGCCCGCgtaaatattatgatttcacATCTCGCTCATTATACGCCGAGGACACTGCAAATAACTTCATTTTCAAAAAGAAAACCTCTTCAGTGAGATCCGAACCGTCTTATAATACTTTCAGCATACCGTTACCCATCGTCGACAAGTCTAGCACTCGTCGTTTTAACAATGACAGAACTATCGCTAAAATAACAGACATATCTCCCATAGGATTGAAGCAGTGCATGCCCGATATGATCAACGAAGCTTTGGCCATcgataaaaattcaaacaattcaCCATCAGAAAAGACTTCAACTGACGAAGATAGCTGTAAAGGCAGTAAGAGGATCAAGCAGAAGAATTGCTTGAGTAACATGTTAGATAAGCAAAAGATAGGATTTGACTACGAAACTGACAGTTTAGAAAGGAATCCGCATGCCAAAGGATTTTCAACACCTACTGAATACGCTGAAGTCTCCTCATCTCAAGCAAGTCCTAGTTTAAGCACAGCACTGCCTATGGACGAAGAAATGACTATGAGGAAtgctatatataaaatgaatagcAGACCAAGCTCAAGCCAAGATAGTAAAGAGAAAACACCTGAAAAAGAACAAATGGCTTTTGATAATCAAATCTACAGCTTGACAGACTTACATGCGAATGCTAGAGACTATAGCCTGGTTACTGAAGTTTATGTAAATAATGGATATAATTTTGGAAGCACTCCTACTACGCCTAGTGGATCTGATTGCTCTACTTTTGGTCGTCGCAAGGCTATGATCAGAGGTGTTGAAGAACTTCCAGGGCATTTGACGATCGAAGTAAGAGACCCACCTGAGAATTATATAAAGATACACGAATCTGATGGCTTCGAACCTGATACCTTAGATCGAAAGCCaaacaagataaaaataaacgtgGGACCTTCACAATCAGAGCGAACTTTCATGTTAAGTCCTTTGCCTGAAAGTAACGTAGCAGATATAAAGTCAACGGGTTTATTTAAAAGCTCGACTTTTAAATGTGATGATTTCGAAATTGATAAGGAGTTTAGTAGTTTGAGGGACATTTACGAGTGCAAGTCGAATAAGTCTGAAACTAGTAGCTTGCATTATGTTCCTCCTAGTACTGATTCAAGGGATTATGAGATCATTGATAATACAAAACCAGCTACTGAAAGCGATGAAGGGCGTCTCCTCACACTTGAAACGAGGCATTGTAAAAGACAAAGGCAGTCTACTCCGCCCAGTTTGAAAGGAGCTCAGAGCAAGCCGGTGCCTCCTGATGTAGTGCCTCCGAGTCCTCCAGATCATGAAATCTTGCCTATCTACGAGCATCCAAAACCTCCGAGGAAGGTGGTGAAAGGAGTTCCACCTTTGCCTCCAAAAAACGAGAGTGGCAGAAGCCCCAGTTCGAGGAGAACAAAGCTTAACGACAACAACAATTGTGGACTGCGGGACCGAAGTCCATCGGGTGCTTCTGTCCGAAGCGAGAAATCCTCGGACTACGAAAATATAGACATACCAGACGAAATCCAAACTAAAAAGGACACGCCGAAAAGCGAAGACAAAAAGAGCAAGATCAACTTCAGAGCGTGCCAAACTCCAAAAACAAACAGAAAAACTAGGAACATTGGATTCCCTCGCAAAAGCTTGAGGGAAAGGAAGGAGAGTGAACTAACTAAGAAGCTATGGAGACGTGCCAACCAGTACAAAGAAGATTCTGGATACTTGAGCACTGATTCCAACGAATCCAGAAAAGTAAACAAACGAAAAATGAAAGAAAGCAGGATAAGTGGAAGCGACACAGATGAATCTGAAGACGCTCGTAGTGAATCAGGAGCTGAAAGTATAGAAACTCATTCTGTATTCTTCGGCAGTTTGAGGAAAGCTTCTTTAATAGCAGGATCAGTGGACAGTGGAACCGGTTCCGACATTAGAATCAGTGAAGTAGGCTGTATAGAACGTCCCGATTCGAACTGCTTCCAGGATAATGACTGCGAGGAGATCAGTTTCGTGACCGTGGTACCTTTCGAGGACAAAGTGAAGCATTTAAAATGTTAGTGCAATATTTTTAACCGTGtgcaatatttatatcaatgtgtatgtgcaatatttttaatttttgtatatttttatccgACGTTGCTCTTTGGtaagctttattttgtaatgttatatcTTTTACTTAGTAGATGAGCATATGCTAGacatcgtgtgtgtgtgtgtgtgtgaatggatgtgtgtatgtgtgaattTATGAATCCAGCGATGCTCAATTTGTGTATTAGGCTAATTTAATGTTAGGAAATGTCGTGCAATTTGAAACGAACGTCGTGTTGTAATGATATTGACGTTCGTTAATTGTGATATCAGGCCGGCAgtgcaataataattttaattatcaaatattattcCTATTGTatagtttttaagatttatttttgatattgttaGAGATGTGACGATGATGTGTTAGATAATTGTACTTTGCGGCTAGAAGCCAAAACTAGATTAATTGCTTTTGAAACAGAAAGCTGCAGTACgtagcagttttttttttaaataattttgtatattatattaaatttatttggttatatattattatatttatatagaattaTACTTATActgtttagttttttttttttggttcttattatttttttattgtttttgtgatccaataaatgtacatataaatgatcACATGTAGCTTCCTCGTACCTGCCaagtgtaaaatataaaaaaataaataaaaattattaataaaataagtaaaatactaCAGGAGGGTTACAAgttcatttgattattacaaatacaatatatgagTGTATagttttacaaattaaatataatatatgtatttttatacgaatcctATTGTAaattagtatatttttgcaactttACAGTTTCCTATTATAGATATATAAGcaattttagttttaaaaatatttttattaactgCTCAGCAtgtgaaataaattttagattaaatttttttgcaaaaataatatcgaTTTTACTATGCTTGAGTAGTTGAGAAACTTGAACTGACCCTCCTATAGTGCGGTTTAAGGGTTTCTTACGGGAAGATTAAGGTTAAATGGTAATTAGGTacctattataaattttataaaaataatcgtttgtatatataatatatcaataataaatttaaaaaaaaaacgaatcagaatctaatataattaaagcaataattttgttaatttattattttgttaattatttattgaaaatatgttgTTTATTTGACACGTTTATTCctctaaataaattttatattaatttaaacacACTTATACTTATAACACGTTGCAATATTATCGAATAGTTTTAACTGTGCAATATACGACATGCAATATTTTTCTACatttaattatgaataaataaataaaataaaaaatatattcgtttTAATATCTCACAATTTGACAGCCTctgaaactacatacattcatacatacatacaacaaactCCCCTCTGTTTTCTTCAACGAGGTATTACTAATTGCAAATACGAACTGAATACGAATGAACCCTTTAAATGCGACTCCTTCATGCGTgctcgaaattaaaaataataaaaaatgcacgCTCATAATTTAAagtagattttttaaattaattagggTGATTTATTTTACACGGCACACACCCTTCTCGTTAAGTTTCGCATATTGAATATTAATCAAAAACGGGTATTCGCGAACGTGTTTACTTCAAAGTAAGGCGTTCTAAGAAAAAATACCTATTTTAGTATTATAGCTGTATTTAAACATAACTGTTCCAGTAAATGTAGCACCTTGAAATATATccaagtaaaaattaaaaatacaaaccgGTACTATTTTATGAATCTTCTTCTTCTTACATTTATTTCTCAAGCTAAAAAtccgtttattatttaaatataaaatttaaattagtcaAAACTAAAATGTTTTTCAATGATTCAGAAgatctttgaaaaaatatatcttaacaataaaaattcacagtcagtatgtacatatgtactttcctCCATTGATTggcgtataaaatattttatcaaagaagtatggaacgctgtacgcTCGGCATAACGGGGAGAGATTTGAAAATGAATAGGTGGGTgaaaaatatgacaagggtagttgatatagtggagagagtgaagagattgaaatggtaatgagcGAGTCAATGGGAAGAATGGATggaagaagtgcttgaatggcaCCCGAGAGGATGTAAAAGGATGAAGGAAAGGCTGCAAGGAAAATGGGTggataaaaatggaaaaatgtgtggagctaaatggatgagaattgcacaaaacagagacgaatagatGCGCGTTGGAAAgaccttaaataaaaaaaaattaaaagaaatgtgtcgtcggtaaTGTGTTCGATCTCCACgcgatcgatttttttttcaaatacctttttaatttatttaatttatatttatatttaattgtttaatatgaaaaaaaatggtaaaaactacctgcatataaacaatattaaacaccgctatttattgataaatacattttcaataaatagcggtaaattatttctgtttattagcttagaggaaacattggtatcgaacagtatatgtgtacatattataagtttttttcttttgttattatatacgTTTtgactgtgacgtacatatgcatgtatgtatgtccaatcAAAAAGACTatttatagtacggcgagcgttatctcagacagatagATAGACAGAAtagctatattatatatatgtcgGGAAACGTTCCTACTCTCTTCACTTCGTATACGTTACgtgcatattattatttttttttaaatctttgttgaattagtgaagtaaaaatatatatgagagataataagagcttataatgtaaatttataagatactagctgaacttggcatgcgttgcaataccagaataaggcatgcaattcccgttcccgttcttgttcccgttcccgttcacgTTCCCGTTCACGTTCCCTTTTCAAGTGATAGTTGGAACTCAACAACATCTCTTCAACgctgtgtcgtcataaaccaactagtAACGTGGATACCAACTAACACATTTTCTTAACTACACAATGACGCTTCAATCtatcgcgtcggtaaaatcgtaattacgaatattattattaaaaggttttatttaacagtaagcttcccggacatgtatacaacaaatcctgaaagttccatcctAATCGATTCAGTgacctatacgagacagacagacattcaattttatataatattgtatattcatAGTTGTATGCAAAATTTAAGCAATACTATTCTCGGTttgaatacatgtacatatatacatgtttattaAATTCTTATCGTTTCATTTGAGAATGAACATGTTGTACACAGACTTTGCTTACCCTCAAAAAAATAACCcaatcttaagagggctggacagcagcgccttgtccatacaaacgtactatacttctcccttcctcaattatggcactagagaaattattttttaatatgctatggatatccaccattagggtgcatctatcgttttatttttttgattaattattttttataggagctaggagccgccaaacatctataaaatcgcctctttttacacccacgaaacgagtccagcgtgcttatttaatggtcgaaaaatacgccgatatgtgcacagaaagtatctttctcataccgatgatgaaatttttttaaaaattggtccagttttggaggagaaaataggagaatacgaaatttcgattttgtcaatttaaaatacgttttatctggtcgaagcgcaactgtcgcattcactcaatatatatatatatatatatatatatatatatatatatatatatatatatatatatatatatatatatatatatatatatatatatatatatatatatatatatacatatatatatgtatatatatatatatatatatatatatatatatatatatatatatatatatatattgatatatattgtcgcattcactcaatatatacatacatacactcaatatatatatcgaagaaaggaacgtgATAATTGTAGCCAAAGTCTTAATCGAAATAATATTcagacttaa containing:
- the sha gene encoding shavenoid yields the protein MPPMRLRERFKSLVFVACLVTLTTWLTSPVGAQPHSDVSNITRLEHGDSFSFKGAECIKRECGGRGESLSCICACPAHAPLFREDKGDCVDDITECSVAPFGIGSSSQRIPYVFLPLKGQIIHPSKAITFPGVRTPICAVSGAQFLTRNGFVDLRNTVDSDVPFSLFRDEGRTFLQWTGETDIRTRMEGRLLVVHLLCRDVGVGISNGPRGLHGVFTPCAAFRVAGSPTKHITNVSEVLFSPDARSSDDTSTAGLTLSEYVAIGISSVLLGLIYVASVFLYLHIKRRRGKNEVNPEAPTKITKKEHIQKIKEETSADRSLIHSSMETNEDGIVKSNPLLGRHFQRNKDDFESDSGSCPTDDPSDETQEDEPKENLKGTPICLTVRPMIHSEQQHRRSSHRNRHNDIMQIRDDSGIERLPEENVSIIETLDLRDDKPDTVRAIGSTRRKLYFNPAYFEPHLLMAPPPAAIEFLTKIREVISIAKHKMSSKRFTPSLIGIPEEDTCVSFERSLELYHIGSQRSSIISLKRENNRRRSHCSGCPGCESVDIHDLSAYMPHIRSFGACNSCSSGGQNGVNKQTSIRKWLEGVPIAKTNNNNNHQEAARLPADVSGNGLLNSLLSLPKDKLNCPRKYYDFTSRSLYAEDTANNFIFKKKTSSVRSEPSYNTFSIPLPIVDKSSTRRFNNDRTIAKITDISPIGLKQCMPDMINEALAIDKNSNNSPSEKTSTDEDSCKGSKRIKQKNCLSNMLDKQKIGFDYETDSLERNPHAKGFSTPTEYAEVSSSQASPSLSTALPMDEEMTMRNAIYKMNSRPSSSQDSKEKTPEKEQMAFDNQIYSLTDLHANARDYSLVTEVYVNNGYNFGSTPTTPSGSDCSTFGRRKAMIRGVEELPGHLTIEVRDPPENYIKIHESDGFEPDTLDRKPNKIKINVGPSQSERTFMLSPLPESNVADIKSTGLFKSSTFKCDDFEIDKEFSSLRDIYECKSNKSETSSLHYVPPSTDSRDYEIIDNTKPATESDEGRLLTLETRHCKRQRQSTPPSLKGAQSKPVPPDVVPPSPPDHEILPIYEHPKPPRKVVKGVPPLPPKNESGRSPSSRRTKLNDNNNCGLRDRSPSGASVRSEKSSDYENIDIPDEIQTKKDTPKSEDKKSKINFRACQTPKTNRKTRNIGFPRKSLRERKESELTKKLWRRANQYKEDSGYLSTDSNESRKVNKRKMKESRISGSDTDESEDARSESGAESIETHSVFFGSLRKASLIAGSVDSGTGSDIRISEVGCIERPDSNCFQDNDCEEISFVTVVPFEDKVKHLKC